One part of the Anaerofustis stercorihominis DSM 17244 genome encodes these proteins:
- the rsfS gene encoding ribosome silencing factor, whose product MNYKEKTQFFIDLLEEKKLTNIYAVDVTDLTAEANTFIIATAGSDRQAKSVCEFIEEKAEEEGLYTSGKEGVELSKWILLDYGDIVIHIFLKDERDFYNLERLWQDGKIIKE is encoded by the coding sequence ATGAATTATAAAGAAAAAACACAATTTTTTATAGACTTGCTTGAAGAAAAAAAATTAACAAATATATATGCAGTAGACGTTACTGATTTAACGGCAGAAGCAAATACTTTTATCATAGCGACTGCGGGTAGTGACAGACAGGCAAAGTCAGTTTGTGAATTTATAGAAGAAAAAGCCGAAGAAGAAGGTTTATATACATCGGGAAAAGAAGGTGTCGAGCTTTCCAAATGGATACTTTTGGACTATGGTGATATCGTGATCCATATATTCTTAAAAGATGAGAGAGATTTTTATAATCTTGAAAGACTTTGGCAAGACGGAAAAATTATTAAGGAGTAA
- a CDS encoding MerR family transcriptional regulator yields the protein MKLKVGDVSKLFGISVRTLHYYDEIDLLRPRETDEISGYRYYDKDDLEQLQEIMFYKKLLIPLKEIKLILSKTDYEREEILSKHKNLLLLEKEKIDSLIKLVDNTLKGENIDMSTFDMNEIERVKKEYKQEVIARWGSSEAYKESEKRTDSYSKDDWEKINKKQEEIFTLFYLSKDKDVNSDEVKKLVKTWQNFISDNFYPCTDEILSGLADMYVCDDRFRNNIDKFGEGTAEFMSKAIKAYTK from the coding sequence ATGAAGTTAAAAGTAGGAGATGTTTCAAAACTATTTGGTATAAGTGTGCGCACACTTCATTATTATGATGAGATCGATCTTTTAAGACCTAGAGAGACAGATGAAATATCCGGATACAGATATTATGACAAAGATGATTTAGAACAGCTTCAGGAAATAATGTTCTATAAAAAGCTTTTGATACCTCTAAAAGAAATCAAGCTGATTTTATCTAAGACTGATTATGAGAGAGAAGAAATTTTAAGTAAACATAAAAACTTATTATTGCTTGAAAAAGAAAAAATTGACAGTCTTATAAAATTAGTGGATAATACTTTGAAGGGAGAGAATATTGATATGAGTACTTTTGATATGAATGAAATTGAAAGAGTAAAAAAAGAGTATAAACAAGAAGTGATTGCTAGATGGGGAAGCAGTGAAGCTTATAAAGAAAGCGAAAAAAGAACCGATTCTTACAGTAAAGATGACTGGGAAAAAATTAATAAAAAACAAGAAGAAATCTTTACTTTATTTTATTTAAGTAAGGATAAAGATGTAAATTCAGATGAAGTGAAAAAATTGGTTAAAACTTGGCAGAATTTTATAAGTGATAATTTTTATCCTTGTACCGATGAAATATTATCCGGACTTGCAGATATGTATGTTTGCGATGATAGATTTAGAAATAATATCGATAAATTCGGTGAAGGGACTGCCGAATTTATGAGTAAAGCAATAAAAGCTTATACTAAGTAG
- the purB gene encoding adenylosuccinate lyase — translation MSKDIYTNPLIERYSSKEMLHIFSSDKKFSTWRKLWVALAKGEKELGIEITDEQIKALEENIFDIDYDKAREYENKFRHDVMAHVHTYGDKVPEAKGIIHLGATSAYVGDNTDLIVFKEALELIKKQLVNLIKVMSDFALKYKDMPTLGFTHFQPAQLTTVGKRATLWIQDLILDYEEVDFVLSTFRMRGVKGTTGTQASFMSLFNNDEEKIKKLNQFVCKEMGFDTDFTVTGQTYPRKFDSRVVNSLAGIAQSLHKFATDVRLLQNLKEIEEPFEKNQIGSSAMAYKRNPMRSERICSLARHIIANQVNPAMTASVQWFERTLDDSANRRISIPESFMCCDAILQIAINIASGFVVNDKVIHKDIMAELPFMTTENILMEAVKRGGDRQELHEKIRVYSMEASKRVKQEGKSNDLLERIAADPAFNLELSEIHDILKPEKYVGRAINQVTEFIEEDVKPILEKNKDLIGYDVTLKV, via the coding sequence ATGAGTAAAGATATTTATACCAATCCGTTAATAGAAAGATATTCGAGTAAGGAAATGCTTCATATTTTTTCATCCGATAAGAAATTTTCTACATGGAGAAAACTTTGGGTGGCTTTGGCAAAAGGTGAAAAAGAATTAGGTATTGAAATCACCGATGAACAAATAAAAGCTTTGGAAGAAAATATTTTTGATATCGACTATGATAAAGCAAGAGAGTACGAAAACAAATTCAGACATGATGTAATGGCTCATGTTCATACTTACGGGGATAAAGTTCCCGAAGCCAAAGGTATCATTCACTTGGGAGCAACCAGTGCTTACGTAGGTGATAATACCGATTTGATAGTGTTTAAAGAAGCATTGGAGCTTATCAAAAAACAGCTTGTAAACCTAATCAAGGTAATGAGTGATTTTGCACTTAAATATAAAGATATGCCTACTTTAGGATTTACTCATTTTCAGCCTGCACAGCTTACCACTGTAGGCAAAAGAGCTACTCTTTGGATACAGGATTTGATCCTTGATTACGAAGAAGTGGATTTTGTTCTTTCCACTTTCAGAATGAGAGGAGTAAAAGGAACGACAGGTACTCAGGCAAGCTTTATGAGTTTGTTCAATAATGATGAAGAAAAAATCAAGAAATTAAATCAATTTGTTTGTAAAGAAATGGGTTTTGATACCGACTTTACCGTAACAGGTCAGACTTATCCAAGAAAATTCGACAGCAGAGTAGTAAATTCTCTTGCGGGTATCGCACAAAGTCTTCATAAATTTGCTACTGATGTAAGACTTCTTCAGAACTTAAAAGAAATCGAAGAGCCTTTTGAAAAGAACCAAATCGGTTCGTCTGCAATGGCTTATAAACGTAATCCTATGAGAAGTGAAAGGATTTGTTCTCTAGCCAGACACATAATCGCAAATCAAGTAAATCCTGCGATGACGGCAAGTGTTCAGTGGTTTGAAAGAACTCTCGATGACTCTGCAAACAGAAGGATCTCCATACCTGAAAGCTTTATGTGCTGTGATGCGATTTTACAAATAGCAATTAACATTGCAAGCGGATTTGTCGTTAACGATAAAGTTATCCATAAGGATATCATGGCTGAACTTCCTTTCATGACAACGGAAAATATTTTGATGGAAGCTGTTAAGAGAGGCGGAGACAGACAGGAACTTCACGAAAAAATCAGAGTATATTCTATGGAAGCAAGCAAGAGAGTTAAACAGGAAGGTAAATCAAATGATTTACTAGAAAGGATTGCCGCTGACCCTGCATTCAACTTGGAATTAAGTGAAATCCATGATATCTTAAAACCGGAAAAATATGTAGGAAGGGCAATAAACCAAGTAACGGAATTCATTGAAGAAGATGTAAAACCTATTTTAGAAAAAAATAAAGATTTGATCGGATATGATGTTACATTAAAGGTATAA
- a CDS encoding DUF1836 domain-containing protein translates to MTIFENSKYTKEILEFHFPRYEELPNIELYMDQVISLIENTLKVFNSSEKEKIITSSMVNNYVKQGLVSPPVKKKYTKNHIAYIIVVCVLKQILSISEICDLIKIQIDTYPIEEAYDYFAQWIEKALEIAFTDEKDKLKENDSTKYEARIVRLATKSFANKIYLQKYLAYTTSKES, encoded by the coding sequence ATGACTATTTTTGAAAATTCAAAATATACCAAAGAAATTTTAGAATTCCATTTTCCCCGTTATGAGGAACTTCCAAATATAGAATTATATATGGATCAAGTAATAAGTTTGATAGAAAATACATTAAAAGTATTTAATTCCAGTGAAAAAGAAAAAATTATAACTTCTTCAATGGTCAATAATTATGTTAAGCAGGGGCTCGTATCTCCGCCCGTTAAGAAAAAATATACCAAAAATCACATTGCATATATCATTGTAGTATGTGTACTTAAGCAAATTTTATCAATATCTGAAATATGTGATTTAATAAAAATACAAATCGACACATATCCGATTGAAGAAGCATATGATTATTTCGCACAATGGATCGAAAAAGCTCTTGAAATCGCATTTACGGATGAAAAAGATAAACTTAAAGAAAATGACAGTACCAAATACGAAGCAAGGATAGTAAGACTTGCAACTAAGTCTTTTGCCAATAAAATATATCTTCAAAAATATCTTGCATATACGACTTCAAAAGAAAGCTAA
- a CDS encoding DegV family protein — protein MNFQIVSDGASDLPVEVLEENSISTVPFYVSFGEEELQKEASSMSVKDFYKRMVNNPDVFPKTSLPSVNDYIEVLEPYIKKNIPVICICIDLKISGSFNSASMAKSLLEDKYKNAEIKVIDSTVLTAAQGVYVMEAVRMRNDNLSFEEAYNKLEEIKSTGRIHFTVGNVEYLKHGGRIGRLAGFAAGALGLKPLIVLENGDIFPGGVARSRKKSISQLMKVTKKHFEDIGDTPDNYSFVVGYGYDEAEGYEYREKLFSSLKEYSNIDNIEDIKVIQIGATTGVHTGPYALGHGFVKKYDK, from the coding sequence ATGAACTTTCAAATCGTTAGTGACGGTGCCTCTGATTTACCTGTAGAAGTTTTAGAAGAAAATAGTATCAGCACTGTACCTTTTTATGTTTCGTTCGGTGAAGAAGAACTTCAAAAAGAGGCAAGCAGTATGAGCGTAAAAGACTTTTATAAGAGAATGGTCAATAATCCGGATGTGTTTCCAAAGACTTCTCTTCCGAGTGTGAATGATTATATTGAAGTTTTGGAGCCATATATCAAGAAAAATATCCCTGTTATTTGTATATGTATAGATTTAAAAATAAGCGGTTCGTTCAACAGTGCAAGTATGGCGAAATCACTTTTGGAAGATAAATATAAAAATGCTGAAATCAAAGTTATAGACTCAACTGTTTTAACTGCCGCTCAGGGAGTATATGTCATGGAAGCGGTGAGAATGAGAAATGATAATTTAAGTTTTGAAGAAGCTTATAATAAATTGGAAGAAATAAAGTCTACAGGCAGAATTCATTTTACCGTCGGTAATGTCGAATATCTAAAACACGGTGGACGTATCGGTAGACTTGCGGGATTTGCGGCAGGAGCTTTAGGCTTGAAGCCTCTTATAGTATTGGAAAACGGAGATATTTTCCCCGGAGGTGTTGCAAGGAGCAGAAAGAAAAGTATCTCACAGCTTATGAAAGTTACCAAGAAACATTTTGAAGATATAGGGGACACTCCGGATAATTATTCCTTTGTTGTCGGATATGGTTATGATGAAGCAGAGGGATATGAATACAGAGAGAAGCTTTTCAGTTCATTAAAAGAGTATTCAAATATAGATAATATTGAAGATATAAAAGTAATACAAATCGGAGCTACTACAGGGGTTCATACCGGGCCGTATGCTCTCGGTCATGGATTTGTAAAAAAATATGATAAGTAA
- the queA gene encoding tRNA preQ1(34) S-adenosylmethionine ribosyltransferase-isomerase QueA encodes MKTSDFDYNLPEELIAQTPIEKRDTSRLMVVDRDTKKIKHKHFYDLIEYLNEGDTLVLNDSKVFHARLYGVKEETGAKIETFVLKPLADNMFEVMIKPAKRLKVGSVVKFDENLSMEVLEKYEEGLAKVRFFGCSDVFSYIDKIGTVPLPPYIKEKLDDDERYQTVYSKDKGSAAAPTAGLHFTNELLEKIKQKGINICYVTLHVGLGTFRPVKEDEITNHKMHSEFFIISNDTAKMINETKKNGKDIYAVGTTTVRTLESCYQKYGDIRATNMDTNIFIYPGFEFKAIDHLITNFHLPKSTLLMLISAFYNKDDILKAYKEAIKERYRFFSFGDAMLIL; translated from the coding sequence ATGAAGACTAGTGATTTTGATTATAATCTGCCGGAAGAACTTATAGCACAGACTCCCATAGAAAAGAGAGATACTTCAAGGCTTATGGTGGTTGACAGGGATACAAAAAAAATCAAACATAAACATTTTTATGATTTGATTGAATACTTAAATGAAGGTGATACCTTGGTTTTAAATGATTCAAAGGTATTTCATGCAAGGCTTTATGGTGTTAAGGAAGAAACCGGAGCAAAGATAGAAACTTTTGTTTTGAAGCCTTTAGCGGATAATATGTTTGAAGTAATGATAAAACCCGCAAAGAGACTTAAGGTAGGCTCTGTTGTTAAGTTTGATGAAAATTTATCCATGGAAGTTTTGGAAAAGTATGAAGAAGGTTTGGCTAAAGTCAGATTTTTTGGATGCAGCGACGTATTTTCTTATATAGATAAAATAGGAACCGTACCTCTTCCTCCTTATATCAAGGAAAAACTTGATGACGATGAGAGATATCAGACTGTCTATTCAAAAGACAAAGGCTCTGCCGCGGCGCCAACCGCAGGACTTCATTTTACAAATGAGCTTCTCGAAAAGATAAAACAAAAAGGTATAAATATTTGCTATGTCACTCTTCATGTGGGGCTAGGTACTTTCAGACCCGTTAAAGAAGATGAAATAACTAATCATAAAATGCATAGTGAATTTTTTATAATAAGTAATGATACCGCTAAAATGATAAATGAGACTAAGAAAAACGGCAAAGACATATATGCGGTGGGAACTACCACGGTAAGGACACTGGAAAGCTGTTATCAGAAATACGGAGATATAAGAGCCACTAATATGGATACTAATATATTCATATATCCTGGTTTTGAATTCAAAGCCATTGATCATCTTATAACAAATTTTCATCTGCCTAAATCTACATTACTCATGTTAATAAGTGCTTTTTACAATAAAGATGATATACTTAAAGCATACAAGGAAGCAATAAAAGAAAGATATAGATTTTTCAGTTTCGGCGATGCAATGCTAATACTATAG
- the gltX gene encoding glutamate--tRNA ligase produces MNIRTRFAPSPTGFLHIGGLRTALYCYLWAKHNDGDYLLRIEDTDRTRYVEGSVENLINALNFCGVKHDEGPMLKDGKVVEVGEKGPYFQSDRLDIYKKYINKLLDEGKAYYCFCDKDRLETLREEQIKNKQTPKYDGKCKNLSREEAEEKIKNGESYVIRMALPEDEDITFEDEVRGKVTINTKDVDEQVLIKTDGFPTYHFAVVVDDHLMDVNYVIRGEEWLVSTPKHIILYNYLGWEPPKFAHLPTVLNKNKKKLSKRHDSVAVEDFIQKGYLPEALINYIALLGWSDPNDREILSMEELIKDFDISRVTKAGAVFDTEKLNWVNAHYIKEKSNEELIALIKPYLLNEKLIDDSTSEEILIYIVEAIKDKLNYFEESIELTKELFLKADLNALDDNAKEIMDMETNETLFSNLVSLFEKEDSLTPEIVGKSLKSIQKEFKIKGKALYMPTRIAISGIMHGADLTYILSILGKDEVISRLKTAIEFIK; encoded by the coding sequence ATGAATATAAGAACCAGATTTGCACCGAGCCCAACGGGATTTTTGCATATAGGAGGGCTTAGGACAGCATTATACTGTTATTTATGGGCAAAACATAATGACGGAGATTATCTACTTAGGATAGAAGATACAGATAGAACGAGGTATGTAGAGGGTTCTGTCGAAAATCTTATAAATGCACTTAATTTCTGCGGAGTAAAGCACGATGAAGGCCCCATGCTTAAAGATGGTAAAGTAGTGGAAGTCGGAGAAAAAGGACCATATTTCCAGTCGGACAGACTTGATATTTATAAAAAGTATATCAACAAGCTGCTTGATGAGGGAAAAGCTTATTATTGTTTCTGCGATAAAGACAGACTCGAAACATTAAGAGAAGAACAGATAAAAAATAAACAGACTCCGAAGTATGACGGTAAATGTAAAAATCTATCCAGAGAAGAAGCGGAAGAAAAAATCAAGAACGGTGAGAGTTACGTAATAAGAATGGCTCTTCCCGAAGATGAGGATATCACTTTTGAAGATGAAGTAAGAGGAAAAGTTACCATCAATACAAAAGATGTCGATGAACAAGTCCTTATAAAAACAGACGGTTTCCCTACTTATCATTTTGCGGTAGTTGTAGATGATCATTTAATGGATGTCAATTATGTGATAAGAGGGGAAGAATGGCTTGTCTCAACTCCAAAACATATTATTTTATATAATTACCTTGGCTGGGAACCTCCTAAATTTGCTCATCTTCCAACGGTTTTAAACAAAAACAAGAAAAAACTGAGTAAGAGACACGATTCAGTTGCAGTGGAAGATTTTATACAAAAGGGATATTTACCTGAAGCTTTAATAAATTATATAGCTTTGCTTGGATGGTCGGATCCTAACGACAGAGAAATATTATCTATGGAAGAACTTATTAAGGACTTCGATATTTCAAGAGTAACAAAAGCCGGTGCAGTATTCGATACGGAAAAGCTAAACTGGGTAAATGCACATTATATAAAAGAAAAATCCAATGAAGAATTGATTGCCTTAATCAAGCCTTATCTGTTAAATGAAAAGCTTATAGATGACAGTACTTCCGAAGAAATACTTATATATATTGTTGAAGCTATAAAAGATAAATTGAATTACTTTGAAGAAAGTATAGAACTTACAAAAGAACTATTTTTAAAAGCGGATTTGAATGCTCTTGATGATAATGCAAAAGAAATTATGGATATGGAAACGAATGAAACGTTGTTTTCAAACCTTGTATCTTTGTTTGAAAAGGAAGATAGTTTGACGCCTGAAATAGTGGGAAAGAGTTTAAAATCCATTCAAAAAGAATTTAAGATAAAGGGAAAGGCTTTGTATATGCCTACAAGGATCGCAATCAGCGGTATTATGCACGGTGCTGATTTAACTTATATATTGAGCATACTTGGCAAAGATGAAGTAATTTCAAGACTTAAAACAGCAATTGAATTTATTAAATAG
- a CDS encoding DegV family protein yields the protein MTDSGTDVPKKYVDKYNMYVVPLIVNYNNKSYKDVIDIDIDTICDRLKEEIPTTSLPSIDDIMETFEKVISDGYDKAIVITISSGLSGTYNAMRIASESFEGRLETMLIDTKNIDIGAGFSAIRAGELIEQGCSFKEIKEKLDDAIKNTKVYFCVKTLEYLRKGGRIGLVASVVGTALDLKPVMSCNEDGVYYVVSKARGRKKSLKKALSEAIDYSKKYNKYNVAVVNVQAEDEAKEIENSIKKEFPNVENVFIGSISPTLAVHTGPGLIGVGVQKID from the coding sequence ATTACGGATTCAGGTACAGATGTACCAAAGAAATATGTTGATAAATATAATATGTATGTCGTTCCGTTGATAGTAAATTATAATAATAAAAGTTATAAAGATGTGATTGATATCGATATAGATACAATATGTGATAGATTAAAGGAGGAAATTCCTACAACTTCACTTCCGTCTATTGATGATATTATGGAAACTTTTGAAAAAGTAATTAGCGACGGTTACGATAAGGCTATCGTTATAACTATTTCAAGCGGTCTGAGCGGAACTTACAATGCAATGAGGATTGCAAGCGAGTCCTTTGAAGGAAGACTCGAAACTATGTTAATTGATACAAAGAATATAGATATAGGAGCCGGATTTAGTGCCATTAGGGCTGGAGAGCTTATTGAACAGGGCTGTTCATTTAAAGAAATCAAAGAAAAGCTTGATGACGCCATAAAAAATACAAAAGTTTATTTTTGTGTAAAGACCCTTGAATACCTTAGAAAAGGCGGAAGAATAGGATTGGTTGCTTCTGTTGTCGGTACGGCTCTTGATTTAAAGCCTGTAATGTCCTGTAATGAAGACGGAGTGTATTATGTCGTATCAAAAGCCAGAGGCAGGAAAAAATCTCTTAAAAAGGCTTTAAGCGAAGCTATAGATTATTCTAAAAAGTACAATAAATATAATGTAGCCGTAGTAAACGTTCAGGCCGAAGATGAAGCGAAAGAAATCGAAAATAGTATAAAAAAAGAATTTCCTAATGTAGAAAATGTATTTATAGGTTCAATATCTCCGACACTTGCGGTTCATACAGGACCGGGGTTAATAGGTGTGGGAGTACAAAAAATAGATTAA
- a CDS encoding pyridoxal phosphate-dependent aminotransferase, giving the protein MKKPLSNKLDKISPSMTLAITSKANKIKREGTKVYSFGTGEPDFDTPSLIIEAANEAMKKGITRYTDVKGLIDLRQAISDKYKKEFDLSYDPETEIIVSSGAKHSLFTTLQALISDGDEVIIPVPYWVSYSEMVKVAGGEPIFVYPKKENNFILTKEELKSVITPKSKVIMLNNPSNPTGVVYTKEQLKEIAEVCLEEGIYILSDEIYEMLLYNNREFTPVASLSEEIKDITITINGASKSYAMTGWRVGYALANKDIIKAMNTIQGQCVSHPSSISQYATVAALKADQSIVSDMVKEYDKRRKYMLEELKGIEGVNPIEPDGAFYVFADVSAFYGKEYNGKTINGSIEFADALLSSKYVAVIPGIGFGADDFIRFSYATGMDDIKKGLKLFKEFINEIK; this is encoded by the coding sequence ATGAAAAAGCCATTATCAAACAAACTAGATAAAATATCACCGTCAATGACACTTGCAATAACTTCAAAAGCAAACAAAATAAAAAGAGAGGGTACAAAAGTTTATTCTTTCGGTACAGGAGAGCCTGATTTCGATACGCCGAGCCTGATAATCGAGGCTGCAAATGAAGCAATGAAAAAAGGCATTACAAGATATACCGATGTAAAAGGTCTTATTGATTTAAGACAGGCTATAAGTGATAAATATAAAAAGGAATTTGATTTAAGTTATGACCCTGAAACGGAAATCATAGTATCTTCCGGAGCAAAACATTCTTTATTCACCACTCTGCAGGCTTTGATAAGCGACGGAGATGAAGTCATAATCCCGGTACCTTACTGGGTAAGCTATTCCGAAATGGTAAAGGTCGCTGGGGGAGAGCCGATATTCGTATATCCCAAAAAAGAAAATAACTTTATACTTACAAAAGAAGAATTAAAGTCTGTTATAACTCCAAAATCAAAAGTAATAATGCTTAATAATCCTTCAAATCCGACAGGAGTAGTTTATACAAAGGAACAGCTTAAAGAAATCGCTGAAGTTTGTTTAGAAGAAGGAATTTATATTTTAAGTGATGAAATATATGAAATGCTTCTTTATAATAATAGAGAATTTACTCCCGTTGCTTCTTTATCGGAGGAAATAAAAGATATTACAATTACCATAAACGGAGCAAGTAAATCTTATGCAATGACTGGATGGAGAGTCGGTTATGCCCTTGCAAACAAGGATATAATAAAAGCCATGAATACAATTCAGGGACAGTGTGTATCTCATCCGAGCAGTATTTCTCAGTATGCCACTGTAGCGGCTTTAAAAGCCGATCAAAGTATTGTAAGCGATATGGTAAAAGAGTACGACAAAAGAAGAAAATATATGCTTGAGGAGCTAAAGGGAATAGAGGGAGTAAACCCTATAGAGCCGGACGGTGCATTCTATGTGTTTGCTGATGTTTCCGCTTTTTATGGAAAAGAATATAACGGTAAAACAATCAACGGTTCAATAGAATTTGCCGATGCGCTTTTAAGCAGTAAATACGTTGCAGTCATTCCGGGTATAGGCTTTGGAGCAGATGACTTCATAAGATTTTCATATGCGACCGGTATGGATGATATAAAAAAAGGTTTAAAATTATTTAAAGAATTTATAAATGAAATAAAATAG
- a CDS encoding aminotransferase class I/II-fold pyridoxal phosphate-dependent enzyme — protein sequence MYSFTNDYSEGAHKNILAALIKTNFEQASGYGTDHFCEEAANMIKGLVGNEDSSVHFLAGGTGTNTAAISAFLRAHEGIIAPKSGHINVHESGAIEAVGHKIIQVEETNGKLTAGQVEEIAKAHYEDEEKEHTVKPKMVYISNPTEEGTIYYKDELIKLREVCDKYDMFLYVDGARLGSALTSVDNDLTLKDLGSLTDAFYIGGTKMGALFGEALVINNKDLNVDFRYHIKQNGGMLAKGRLIGVQFVELFKDNLYFEIGKHENKLANRLALGVGNLGYGFNSLSSTNQIFPILPNDILKVLSKKYSFALWEKLNEEQSVIRLCTSFATSEKMVDEFIKDLAKLTFAKEKLLKELEAQKADEQIVSEPEELEVKENESIQEVPEELKETLDEKNIEVADESEHKTEIQDETEVFPQEEKENNLDIAYEDEEVIPIQTQVIEETQSVIPDEGITEPVNKNISEVVQPKKAVVEEFIPMEEENPKDAEKFERVADNEGDIFADVFKEEKNSEVFESVKNDVTFKKDDDLDIFSEFEFED from the coding sequence ATGTATAGTTTTACAAATGATTATAGCGAAGGTGCTCACAAAAATATTTTAGCGGCACTTATAAAAACAAATTTTGAACAAGCAAGCGGATACGGTACAGATCATTTCTGTGAAGAAGCAGCAAATATGATAAAAGGACTTGTTGGTAATGAAGACAGCAGTGTACATTTTTTAGCCGGAGGTACAGGTACTAATACTGCCGCTATCTCAGCTTTTTTAAGAGCTCATGAGGGGATTATCGCTCCAAAGAGCGGTCATATAAATGTGCATGAAAGCGGAGCTATCGAAGCAGTCGGACATAAAATAATCCAAGTGGAAGAGACTAATGGGAAATTAACCGCTGGGCAGGTTGAAGAAATCGCAAAGGCTCACTATGAAGATGAGGAAAAAGAACATACGGTAAAGCCTAAGATGGTATATATTTCAAATCCTACCGAAGAAGGTACGATTTATTATAAAGATGAACTTATTAAATTAAGAGAAGTATGTGATAAGTATGATATGTTCTTATATGTTGACGGTGCAAGATTAGGTTCTGCACTTACGAGTGTGGATAATGATTTAACTTTAAAAGACTTGGGAAGTTTGACCGATGCATTTTACATAGGCGGAACAAAAATGGGCGCGCTGTTCGGTGAAGCTCTTGTTATCAATAATAAAGATTTAAATGTGGATTTCAGATATCATATCAAACAAAATGGGGGCATGCTTGCAAAAGGCAGATTGATAGGTGTTCAGTTTGTTGAACTTTTTAAAGATAATTTGTATTTTGAAATCGGAAAACATGAGAATAAACTTGCAAACAGGCTTGCTTTAGGTGTAGGTAATTTGGGATATGGATTTAATTCCTTGTCTTCAACAAATCAAATTTTCCCTATACTTCCAAACGATATATTAAAAGTATTATCAAAAAAATATTCATTTGCCCTTTGGGAAAAGTTGAATGAGGAACAAAGCGTGATACGACTTTGTACTTCTTTTGCAACGAGTGAAAAAATGGTTGATGAGTTTATAAAGGATTTAGCTAAACTTACTTTTGCGAAAGAAAAATTATTAAAAGAACTGGAAGCTCAAAAAGCCGACGAGCAAATAGTATCTGAACCTGAGGAATTAGAAGTTAAAGAAAATGAAAGCATACAAGAAGTTCCTGAGGAATTAAAAGAAACTTTGGATGAAAAAAATATTGAAGTAGCAGACGAGTCTGAGCATAAAACAGAAATTCAAGATGAAACAGAAGTATTTCCTCAAGAAGAAAAGGAAAATAATTTAGATATAGCATATGAAGATGAAGAAGTTATCCCAATTCAGACTCAAGTTATAGAAGAAACACAAAGTGTCATTCCTGATGAAGGAATTACAGAACCTGTTAATAAAAATATATCTGAAGTCGTGCAGCCTAAAAAAGCTGTAGTTGAAGAATTTATTCCTATGGAAGAAGAAAATCCTAAAGATGCTGAAAAGTTTGAAAGAGTAGCAGATAATGAAGGCGACATTTTTGCTGATGTCTTTAAGGAAGAAAAAAACAGTGAAGTTTTTGAGTCGGTTAAAAATGATGTCACATTTAAAAAAGATGATGATTTAGATATTTTCAGCGAATTTGAATTTGAAGACTAA
- a CDS encoding GIY-YIG nuclease family protein, which produces MDRKKALKDEYKKSKPNMGVYKISFKNSDKVYLGLSEDLKGTINSVNFQLKLGSFRNRNLQNDYKNFGFENMTIEIIEELEHKEDDKDIDYVKELETLRDMISENYDDIEYIKYRRSK; this is translated from the coding sequence ATGGATAGAAAAAAAGCATTAAAAGATGAATATAAAAAATCAAAACCTAATATGGGAGTTTATAAAATATCATTTAAAAATAGTGATAAGGTTTATCTCGGTTTAAGTGAGGATTTAAAAGGAACTATAAATTCAGTCAACTTTCAATTAAAGTTAGGTTCTTTTAGAAATAGAAATCTTCAAAATGATTACAAAAACTTTGGCTTTGAAAATATGACAATAGAGATAATAGAAGAACTTGAGCATAAGGAAGATGATAAAGATATTGATTACGTTAAGGAGCTTGAAACTCTAAGAGATATGATAAGTGAAAATTATGATGATATAGAATATATCAAATATAGGAGAAGTAAATAA